The Arachis ipaensis cultivar K30076 chromosome B03, Araip1.1, whole genome shotgun sequence region CATATCAGAAATGAAACACCACCCGTTAGCCTTATAGTCTCCTAAATCATTGTGGAGTAGCTCTAGAAACCATTTCCAGTTCTCTTTGTTTTCAACATTCACTATAGCCTAAGCAATCACATATATGTGATGATTTGTATCTTACGCCACAGCTGATAATATCTGTCCACCAATTTGTGTCTTCAAAAATGCACCGTCGAGTCCAATTAATGGTCGACAGACTGCTTTAAACCGTTCTTGCAACCACTCAAGCGGATATACATCTTGTCAAACATAACTTGTCCGTCAGGTAGTGGAGTAACCGCAATCCTTACAGTGGATCCCGGATTGGTTTTCAGCAGCGTTTCAACATAATCCCTTAACAAGGAATACTGTGTCTTCTCATCCCCGTAGACAACATTCCTTGCATCGGCCAAGGCTCGGGTGATTGAATTTCTATGCAGTATCAAATCACACTTTGACCTAAAGTACATTGCAATCTCACATTGCTTGAAATTCGGGTACCTTCTAACCTTTTAACCAACTTACTAGCCAATCATGCTCTGTTTGCAGCCATGTTAGAATTTTCTCTTGGACATGTATGGTCATCATAAAAAGTCTTGATTTGCCAGCAACAATCCTCATGATCCCTTGAGGCATACACAACTCATGAGCACCCTTCCACCTGGCACACTGCCCTGCACCTGACATTATCATTATTTACAAACTTAATCCACCTACCCTCTTGTATGGTAAACTCTCGCACAGCATCCCTGAACTCTTGTTTGGTATTAAAATTCATGCCCACTTGAAGTTTCAGCTCACCAAATCTCTGGCCCTCTTGGAAGATGAAAAATTCATCTGAATCCCCATCAGATTCCAATTCATCCTCCGAATTAGGAGGACTCTTCATCTCCTCCGAGTGCCACGAGTTGGCACCATTAGATTCTGCACTCGGATCGAGAGCATCATACAAAATTCCTTCTCCTGGAGTTCCTAGAAAACCAAGGTTCACCTTTACATCTGATAAGTCTTCAATAATTGCATCATCAGCTTGCATAATAGTGTCTTTATAcatcttctccttttctttagCCATGACTGATGTCTTTTGAACCTTCTTGACTTCTTTCTTAATTGGTTTTGAAATTGTTGTAACCAATTCATTATCATTATTAGAGCTGGCCTCCTGCACTAGGACATAAGAGTCATCCTCTGAACTCTCATCATCACTTGTTGATTCATTTGTAGTTAAATCCACATGAAGAGTTTGCTTTTATTTGTTAGCACTCCAACATCCCTTTGTCTGAGATCTTGTAATTCTTTTGGGTGGGTTAAATTTGGGCTTGGATTTGGAAGTGAACTTGGACTTGAGCTTTGATTGAGTTTTGTTGGGCTTCAGATTCTGCTTGACAATGAGAGTTGGGTTGGACTTCCTATTGGATTTTGGGTTGGGTTTTATAATGGCATTTGGGGTTCTCAAGATCACCCATGGACTTGGTATCATCATTGATAGGATTTGTGGTGGAAGTTTTAGCAATATACTTGTTTGGGATGGAATTTGGAGTATCGAAAATTGGGTTTGCAGTTGGATTGTTTGGGATGGGGATTAGAGTAGGCGGAATTGGGTTTGCATTTGATTTGTCATCTGAAATTTCATTTAAGGTATCCTCATGGCCATGggtgttcttgttagtcttcaagTCACTATCAGAAACCTCTTGTGCTTCATAATCCAGACACAGAATAGCTTCTTTCCCCTCCAACAGTTCAGGTGTGGAAACTCCATGTTCGAAATAAACATCCATTACTTCATCATTTCTCTGTGCATGGAAGCACATCTCCCTTAATTCATCATCAGTGGTCAGAGTTCTCAATCCAACCTCCAAGCTCCTGTCCAAAACCAGCCACCAGCACTCAACTACCTTGTCATACCCCAACTCTTTAAAATAGTTTCTGTGTATCCTCATCTAAATCTCCTAAGCAAATTCTATTGTCAGGTGAGTAAACCAATCTTCCATCAACATTCTTCTTAAACGTTCCACCATGATAGAACATGATATCCAACAATTTTTttatctgcataaaaaaaaactataacATATAATGTATAGAATCAGCAAACCACAACAAAACCCAAAATTGTTTATAAACAGCTACTTCATTAACATTGCCATTATAGAACAACCCTTATTTCCTGTTTGAAAACAGAGCATTCTGAAAACTCCTACCCACACCACCCAGTGCAAAAAATCCTAGATAATAATATAGCATTGATGGTTTTTCATCAACCTACACGAAATTTCCAAGTAAAATCCATAATGATGGATATCTTAACACTATAGAAGACAGAACAAGAATATTTTATATACTGCATGTCTACCTCTGTGACAGGGTATTTCACGCAGAAACTTTGCTCCTTCCTTCACTAATTTTGAGCCAACGATGACCAAATTTTTCTGAATTCGAAATTGCTTCACTCCGAAAACCCTCACCAAGACTCCCAAATGCAAGAGTTTGGAGCTTTCAgtttgaagaagatgaagaagacgaAGTGATCTCTTTGAATATGGGGAGTTTGAATGTTTTATAACTCCTTCCTAGTGAAACGACATCGTCTTGTTATGGGTTTAGCACCAAAACCTAATACGATAACGTTTCCTATTGTCCAGCATGACAATCATTTGGCAGGTCACTCGCACAGAAAGCCAGTTGAACGGAAAATTCGAGAAGAACTAACTTAgtgcatttttttcaatctcaAAGATATAAATAGTAATTTTATACAATCTCATTATTTAAGAATAGTTTAATTTGCAAATAAATCTTTTTCTAtcctataattattaataatggtTGGGGTGCTGCACCTATTCCATGATATTGGCAGCAATGTGATTTTTGTTCATAAATACAAGTACTATCTCACTTAGTTTATTGACTCATTCCAAGTATAATTACGTGATAAACTATAGATTAGAGAGTTTGAAGCTTATCATATGCTTCGTTATATTTAATTTGCTACTCACATGATAATATGAAATAATAAAGTTTTATCATTAAACAAAAACTGTGCAAACAAAACGAGTACTTACATTACATTATAAAGAGCTTTTATCATACAAATTAAGCtagctatataaaaaaaatacttgtaCCCTCAAAGCTTCTCTCTACAGTATAAATGAATGAAGtagttaaaatatatatataaacattgaAACTAGCTGCTACCAAGTACTCATAGTAGAGTACACAATAGTAAAATAAAGTATATATGAACAAATTGAAGAAGTTAGTCTTTCTTAATCATTCTTATTGTTTGGAGAGATATAATCTGTAACAAAATATGTCAAGTTCAATACAAAACTAAGGCGGGATTATGTAAACTAAATGCTATCTCTTAATTAACATTTATCTAAAATCTAATGTGTACAATAATAACAAATATATATCAGTTAAGatagtaatttttttataatatgaaTATTATAATTACTAACAAGTACTCATAACAGAGTACACAATAATACAACAAAGTATATATTATAGTCAAGATAGAAAATACTTTTTGAAAAATACTACAATATAAACATCCACACTACAAATAAGTACATGGCAAATTCTAAAAATGTTTCATAAGGTAAAAAAATAttgaaacaaacaatcaaatcaaATCGACAAATGACAAGTATTCAAAATAATTTTGACCAAAAATAATTCAAATGACTTTGACATTTCAAGCCTTcactttttatatttctttaatagttaaaatcttttttattttctctgaTGGGGTTTTAATAACTTTTTACTATATAATTTAACTAAAATATTTAACGTTATTATATACATTATAATATATATTCGACGAGTTAATGATAATACCATGTTATATCATCGTCCAAGAACGAATAAAAGCATTCGTCAAGATACCTAGTCGTTACATTAGACATATTTTGGGGTTGGTTGTTAACAATTTAATTGAAAACTTTTGAAAAGGGAATGTTCTAATATTTCGAGAGAGAAggtaaagaaaattaagagaaataacaaatcaaaagaaaatttatcgtattttttaatatttcaaaaaatggACAAACAATATAAGATCAGTACAAAGATTTTAGTTCACGCAACATTTGAGGGCATCTGTCAAAGTATCAGGATTAGTAGTCAACTCTTAATTTCAAGTGTGGTTGACATAGTTGATCCAATACTTCCTCCAAACTATCCATTGCCCGTCCCTTATTTGTAAATTGTACCAAGTAATATGACGATTATGAGTGTTTGAATAATAAAGTGTCTACAATCATaattttagataaataattttaaatttcctTTGAATTGTTTTAAATTGTCGTCGAAAAAATTGAACGAAGGAATTCTCCCTACCATCCAATACTTTAAAGACGAAAATTCTAcatatttttgttacaaaaactacGACAAGAATATTCACACTTCATATGAGAATGAAACAAGAGATTACATAGGATCTCAAAAGGGCTTCTCTCGCAAATTTGTATTAGGATTGGTGAATCTTCACCATTCAAACCATACTCATGATATTGTTACTGATTACAATTTAGTAACAAGTAATAGCAATAGATATTTAGGCGAAAACATTGAATCAAAGGTCCAAAAGGACAACCatcaacaattaaaaaaattaataagtaccataaaaaattaacaaaattattttagaaGAATTTATTCAAATGGAAAAGAACAGTATACCTGAACAAAATCACTAAATGAAGTCAATTAAAATACAAAGGTCTTCAACAATCaacttatattaaatatatatattttttagtaatttctATCTAAACAATaattttagataaataattttgaatttcaaattattttaaaCCTCAAATAAAATTGGACTCTAAATAATTATCTATCTAAAATTACTTGAGATTCAACTTTATTTGAAATGTAAAATTACTTGAGGTTCAACTTTAATTGAGGTTTAAAATCATACAAAATAACttggattttttttgttatataaacaagattaatttcaattaattagGAAAGCTTCTACATGCGCACTTTAAAAATTCTAATCACATACATACATAGAAATAAAagttaataatatataaatttgcAAAAAACAGAGATTCCATATCCactttttcatttttaaatttcattttggtAAATTGCAATAAATTCAATcccattttaaaattaatttatgtagataattattagaaattaaatttttttttacaaaactcAGGACTACTTTAGAATTTAACTCAATTCATTCTCTACCCAAAAATTCAAACCAAACTCTTAACTCCTAAACTCAAACCAAGCATAAATCACCACTATGTGTTAAGCCAAAATTAGAGAAACCAGAATCGTATGAACCCAACTCAACACATACTTTCGAAACAAATACTCAATTAAACTTTGTGAAAATGACTTTTTCTAAAACCTATCCCACTTGCCTTTTGTCATTCTTTGGCTTTTTGTCTTCACGGCTTCATGCTCACAATAAGATTATGCCTTTTTCATAAGGACACAGTATTGAGGGAGTTCAAAATTTCTGAGTTCGTATAAATTGCACAAGAAGCCAAGGACCAAAGTTCAGACACAAGCTTAACATTCGTAGACCAAAAACTATACACGCATGCTAAAACATGTTACAAGAGAATTAGTATACTGCATGACTAGAAAATAAGAATACACAAATCTAACAAATAACGTATGAAACACTGAGAAGAGCATATGGAAGTGTAAATCTACACAAACCTTGGTCAGCAATAATAACCTCAAGCCTTATGCGTTTTACTATCCTATCACTATCACCATGATTTTTCTACCACTACATTATTTTCTATCTGGATGTCTATTAATACCAGGCTGAAGCTGATATCAAATTTCTGTTCTTCCATGCCAACAGCATGGCTCCATCCTTCTCCACTAGACTATAATTCTCAGAATAGCGATTCAAGAGGTTTCTTATAATGGAATTCACATAAGAGCTCAAAGGATATTGCACAAAACCTGCCATTGTGAACCTAGACCTCCACTTACCAAACAGTTCATGCCGCTCCACCCTTTCCTTCCCTTCACAAGAAACAATGTTCACGATATCTCGAGCTAAACAATGTTGTTCCACGTTGATCCGCTCCTTGCTCGTTCTTGGGAGAGCAACATTGATGGACTCGAACATGGCCAAGTAGTAATCAAGTGTTTCTATGAACCTGTTGAAGAAATGCGTCGTGTTTGTGTTCGATTCCTGCTCCACCAATGTGGTTACCTTAGGAGAAAGAGACTTAACCAATCTCAGAAGTCCGTCCCTTGGATTAGTCACATCGACACTCTCATCGGCCGTATGATGGAGTTGAAGAGGAAAGTTAACGACCAAGGCCTCTCCAGGCCGGACATCAAGCATATCCCTGGTTACATCTGGGGCAAAGACAGGAATTCCATGAAACTCAACCTCAATGTCAAATTTCTTAGATATTTTCGACAAACTTTCGCCAACTGCCTCCAATTCTTCTCCTCGAGCATATTTAGAAACAGGATCATCAATCCCGGTGATCCGCACATGTGGAGCCCCACTAGGCCTTGCTGCAAGAGCTTGAAGGAGAGTCGTCCATTGAGTTCCCTGTGCAATCTGAAAATCTATTATGTGAATTCGGTCCTCATTTCGGCATGCTTCAGCAATAGCTCCATTGGCAGCCATGTAACCAAACTTGAAGTATGGACAAATTTCATATAACATCTGCATGTATGATAGTAACTCTGTACCTGCAGGCTGCTTGCACCTAAGAGCATGATAGATGTTGTTACCCGATTTCTCCTTCCTTGCAACAAGCCCTTCCACTAAATAAGCACCGAGCCGCTGAATTGGCTCCCCGCTGATAGACACAGCACTTCTAGCCTTGTCTATCAATTGATCAAAATCTTTCATGTTGTTTTCAGACATTGCTTTGGCGCATAAAATGAGCAATTGTTTCAAAGTGCTCGACGGAATGCTTTGTAGCGACGCTTCCTCCATTGATTTGTGACGTTTCTCTGCACGCGTAACTTCAACTAACTGCTGACTATCATTCAATGCAGAATCAGTATCAGAGTTGAAGTGAGTAGAAAGAGCCAAATTAGGTGAGTTTACTACTTCATTCAAAGGTCCAAGTAGCAGGTGGGATAACGGAGGTGTAGTTGGAAAAGATGATTTGCTGAGTAAGCTAGAATTAGTCACACTGAAACCGAGAAGATGTGATGAATCCATGCTATAACGACGGCATAACCTTCGCTATATCTACCAACCTCTAGGAAATAAAAAAACTGCAATCTTGGTAAGCTTCTACTTAATATTTGCTTTGGAATTGTAACTGTAACCTTTCAAAATCAGCAGATAAACCTGGAAAAATGGGGAGCTACCATGAATATTTTCATTACAGAACAATCACAAGGACCACAACTATGTAAATGCAAACACATGCAAGAAACAGATAAAGTAAGCATAAACTAGAAAGTCCAACCCAATGAAAACAACTCAGCCAAAGCTGTTGAAAATTTCAGAAATTGAATTCATCACAATTCCTCTATCCCTCTAGATTGTGTAAATGTAAAACATAAATTTGGAATAACTGATTCAGCAATCAGAAAGAACAAACTAATGCTATATTTGATAAGCGAAACTAACATAATTAAAAGCTAAAAGATGATGGGGAAAGTGATTGTATTCTCACTATCAATCATTCAGACTATGCTTAAACCATTGTAGACCGAAATTAACAAGTTCACAAACAGCTCCAACTAACAATACCAAGTAAGTTATAATTCCTCATTCTGGTCCCAAATCTTCAGTTTGAAAACGAGGTCTATGCAGACTATGCTTAAACCATgtcaacaaaaattaaaagtcTATCACAATCACTTAATATTGTTGCTGGCTTGTTCCGTGAAAACTGAAAACAGCATGGAAGACCATTtctataaattataattttcatACCAAACCAAGGAATCTCGGGCCTTAATTTAACGACCACGAATTACAAAAATTAAGGTAGCAAAAGTTTAAACTCAGACCATTGTTTTGCAGTTAAGAGCATAAAGAATGTTAAAGCCTTACAGGATTTTACTTAATATAAAAGGCGCATGCAAAGTTATATTATATATCatatcctaaaagaaaatttcttTCTTTATGTTGCATTCTACCGAAATCAACATTCttaaaaagaaaaacagagagagggagagagagaaccTCAAGTAAAATGACTGGGCAAGAAATAATTCAGAGACTAGCTACATTCAACGCCCACCATTGAAAAGATTTGGACTGTGTTCGGTGGGTTAGAGCAGAAAACGCGTGGGAAGCTCAACTTTGCTGAATTTCAATTTCCATTCCCATTCATTATAGCAATAAATAAATATCAGTATATATATTCTTAAATTTGCGTGACTATGGTTTATAGGAGACAAATGGTAACATGGGGAATAAGAACAAGCGTGGCAGATTCGAAAGAAGGGATATTTAtagagagggaaaagaaaaagggatATTAACTTTTTGAatagtgtgtgtatgtgtgtttgTGTTGGTGTTCTGACTTCTGAGCTTTGAAGTTTGAAATTCCACGGAAGAGTAGTCTGGTAGTATAAACGGTAACGGTTCTGGTTCTGGTTCTGGACTTGttacttcttttcttgtttcGAAGAGGGTGGTTTGTGGAATTTTAACGGAAGTTAAAGAATGAGAGGGAAAGACGAAAAAGAGTTGTGATATGATTTGACGATTCGAGGATGAGAACGCCCGCCGACTAAAGAAATACACGTATGGGCGTGCGAATGATGGTTATAGAATTAGAAAGTTCCAGGGACGGAGGGACCACTGAACCAGGGTGCTAGTGCTGGCTTTTGCTAGCTGGCTGGGTGGGATTCCCGTGTACTACTTGGCTCTTGCTGACTAAAGGTCATGGTAATCTAAATCCATGTACCGTTCTAAGTTTCCAACACAGTTTTGAGAATCGAGTCACCCGATAAAGATATTGGATTAACGGAATTATatacaattaaaaaatataatttatttcaaaaattaatataaaagtaaaattaaaattaaataaatacgaTGATAATTTCTGACTTAAAAGAATATATACAATAATTAACATATAGATTAGCACAGTTTTCTACAAAATCATATTTAAGGTATTGGTTCACAGACTTCAACCTTTAATAAATAGAATTATTAGTGAAAATCAAAGTGCCTTCATTCGGAATAGACTCATTAGTGATAACATTTTAATAGTTCATAAgtacatatattttttaaaaaataaggcTTATAGAGGATGTGATATGGCATTGAAAATAGACATGAGTAAAACCTATGATCAGGTGGAATAGAGATTTGTATGGAGCATGACGAAAAAATTTGGCTTTTGCGAAAGGTGGATAGAGTGGATGAAGGAACGTGTCACTATGATCACTTATTATGTTATTGTGGATAATACACCAATAGGTTTTTTTGAACCTAGTAGAGGGCTTCGTCAAGGGATCCCCCTCTCTCATTATCTTTTTCTTCTATGTGCAGAAGGTCTATCTTATCTGCTCCACCAGGGAGAACAGAATAACCTATTTCAGGGACTTCGGTTGAATAGTAGATGTCCTACAATTCATCATCTATTATTTATAGACGATTCATTGTTATTGTGCAAAGCTACTCCACAAAATTATTCTAACCTACTTGGAATACTTCAGGAATACGGTTTAGTCAGTGGCCAGGCCATTAATCTCCATAAGTCAGCAGTATTTTTCAGCAAAAACACTTATCAACACATTAAGAAAAAATTAGCAGGATCAATTAATGTGTCTAATGTTGGAGCACAGGACCGATATTTGGGATTGCCATCTATAGTTAATAGATCGAAGCGAGAAACTTTTGCCTATGTAAAAGATAAAGTGACAAAGAAGCTGAAACATTGGAAAAGATATTTACTTTCTACTAGTGGAAGAGAAATTTTAATTAAGGCAGTTGAAACATCTATTCTAATCTATACTCTCAGCTATTTTATGCTGCCTGAGAGTTTGCTAAATGAATTACACAGTTTAATAATGCAATTCTGGTAGGGACAGAGAAACAACGAGAAGAAGATGTAATGTGTAAGATCCAGagtttttgaaaagtcttattatgaactaattttaaattatatatttaattacagttttaatttcagaattattttattaaaaataatcaaaGGTAATTTTGATTAATtagatttgaaataaattaaggttttcatccaaactctataattatgaattatttttttaattacaattttaagtcttagaaattcaaaaataatgaggtttggctattcaaattagaattttatctaatttcataattattgaattattttctatattaagttacaaaattattagttatggaaTAACAAAAACTTTTATACGATTTACTTTGAATAattgatattttcattatttaatactttaagttttacgaataaaaaaaattaattacattatcTTATAATTTTAATTTGGGTATTTGATTGAAATATAATTAGTAATTTGATACAATAAGTAATATTTCTAAAAGTAAATTTATGAGTTtaattagatttcaaattaatacTCTAGATCCTAAATTGATAAAAATGAACACCAACCCAAATTAACTCCAAAATCTTCAATTCCATACACAAACTCTAACCCTAACTTTTATCAAATTGAGCCCTAACCCCCCAAACACCCACAACTGCTGCAGCCCCCTCCTTTCTAACAGCAAACACACACACatagaaaagagaaagagagaagaaagaaaaacggGAAGGGGACCGCCGAGGAGGAGGAGAGGAAAAGAGGGTGAGCCGTCTGCGCCACCACCCAGTCGCCGCCCAGATCCGTCCAGCTCGCGTTGCCACCAAGTCCAGTTGCCGTCGCGCCGCCGTGCTGCACAGAGGAGGAAGAACGCGTGCGAGGGAGCTCAGCCACAGGGAGCTGACGGAtttcttattgactaatcattaattctacaagtatttaaatcatatacaatatccattcaactagcaccctagggtattaagtgtccggaatcaaagtataataaatacattgttaattactatgacagtcgcaggtcaaaggaaactttattactatgttcatcttgagaatatcctattgacaaatattaacgatttagattaaattataaaagatttatctctcaatattatgatcactatcacaatgataaatctctaaatttaatcaaggaccttattatattaacattttaatataataataataacaaattatttgacacatgattgattagattgtggtcatactccttATTTCCAATACTATCAATTTTTTCAAGAATCACTAACACAGATGCACTCGAGATTTAAAGAAAATGGGCTATGGAAACACATTTTGGGATTAAGATGCACACCGAAGATAAGAATTTTTATTTGAAAGATGATACACCAGGGATTAACAGTCTTTGACTTCACCAACGCCTTCCCCAAGTCAACGAACTCTGCCCCAAATGCTATGTCACAGCAAAAACTACCCTCCACGCGTTGTTCTTTTGCCCAAAAATCCAGGAGGTGTGGAATAAGTCGCCGGTAGCAAGTGTAATCTTAAGACAATAGAATCTGGAACCATGGCAATGGTGGCTCACTTGAATTGAAAATCTCGGTAAAATTGGGAAAGCAAAGAAAAGAATGGCACAAATAGTATATTTAGTGCTTGTTTGGGtgtcattattttgataaaagcgtgtttggcaaatttcgagtagtaaaagtaaaagcactagaaaaatcagaaaaatatcttttttgagaagttgtaatttacatctttttttaaaagatttttttttttaaaaaaatgtttttcatgtaataaataaacaaaaaagtacttttatattgttatatccaaacataattgatagataaaaagatctttttgcatgagatacccaaacataaaattacttttatttttccataagatcttttaaaaaaagataactcgaaaaaagatcttttcttagaagttcacccaaacaagcccttacTCTAGTGCGTATGACTAGCAAGAAATTCATTGATTTTTGAAGGAAAGAGGATTTGATTTGAGATATTCTATTTCAAGCATTCACATATGAAGAAGAATATTTCTACCATAGAAGGCACAACACTTATGCTGCACGAAGATAAGATGAATTAGGAACCAAAGACCTATctaattttattctcttttttctattagttttgttttttttttgtataaatcaGTTTGGGAGACCCCTAATTTTATTACTTATCAAGTCTTTATGCATTATTAAGTGGGACAAGTTATAATTTACTTTTGATTTGTAATATACCATCTTAATatctttgaagaaaaaaaaaagataacattGATTTAGTGAAAAAGCAATTTTTGTAGTAAATTATAGGTTGTAGATTCAAATTCTGCAAAAGAGATCTCTCTTGTGTGCGTAGGGCGCTTGCCCACCCGTAGATCCACATAATTTTTGCAAGGGATTCGAAGAGAATCGATCAATCAATTAGACTTCCAATTTTTAATTGAATTGGCCGGTCTAATCTAAATCTAATAGCTATAATTTTTAAAGtttaagattattattattattattgaaaaagtgtattttttatttataactaATATATTTGTCAAAGTTCTAATTTAATCATTATAGTTTAAATCGTTtcaattttatcttaattttttaaaGTAAATTAATAGAAATATTGGTAGTTTAGCTATCCGCTCTCAGGTTGGACAGTAAGAGTTGGAGAAGGACAATCACTCATTCTTAAAATTAGTATTCTTAAGACCAAAGAGTCGAGCGAAAAGAGGGCTCTCCGTTCCTGGTTCTCCTATAACTAGATCCTCCGGAACCACAAGAATCCTTAGTTAGAATGGGATTCCAACTCAGCACCTtttaagattttgaaaagagttgttTATTGGAGAGATAGATTTGCCTCGAT contains the following coding sequences:
- the LOC107630129 gene encoding chitin-inducible gibberellin-responsive protein 1, with translation MDSSHLLGFSVTNSSLLSKSSFPTTPPLSHLLLGPLNEVVNSPNLALSTHFNSDTDSALNDSQQLVEVTRAEKRHKSMEEASLQSIPSSTLKQLLILCAKAMSENNMKDFDQLIDKARSAVSISGEPIQRLGAYLVEGLVARKEKSGNNIYHALRCKQPAGTELLSYMQMLYEICPYFKFGYMAANGAIAEACRNEDRIHIIDFQIAQGTQWTTLLQALAARPSGAPHVRITGIDDPVSKYARGEELEAVGESLSKISKKFDIEVEFHGIPVFAPDVTRDMLDVRPGEALVVNFPLQLHHTADESVDVTNPRDGLLRLVKSLSPKVTTLVEQESNTNTTHFFNRFIETLDYYLAMFESINVALPRTSKERINVEQHCLARDIVNIVSCEGKERVERHELFGKWRSRFTMAGFVQYPLSSYVNSIIRNLLNRYSENYSLVEKDGAMLLAWKNRNLISASAWY